A genomic window from Longimicrobiaceae bacterium includes:
- a CDS encoding PAS domain S-box protein, with product MALSSARDTHLQEALEAAEARFYATFELAPVGMMHTAPDGRYLRVNQRVCDLVGYTREELEGRRVQDLTHPDDVQVSLERMVMLLTGEVGAVSTRKRYVHREGHSVWVDVHVSMVREAATGAPLFYVGVVEAAAGVACDTGTGLLRVLDALPDAAVRVDARMRIAYANPAMERLLALPAEAMVGRTLRELGAPAELADEHEAALREAFAGGEPLVRELGHRSAAGEVRRRATCLVPERGADGTVSSVLALAREAADARGLASVKTVEERYRALVEATSAAVWTATSGGLFDGPQPSWQALTGQTTREIGGIGWLAAVHPEDRKQTLTAWTRAVAERTPYEVEHRVRTPRG from the coding sequence ATGGCCCTTTCCTCCGCACGCGACACCCACCTTCAAGAGGCGCTAGAAGCCGCCGAGGCGCGCTTCTACGCCACGTTCGAGCTGGCGCCCGTGGGCATGATGCACACGGCGCCGGACGGGCGCTACCTGCGCGTGAACCAGCGCGTGTGCGACCTGGTGGGCTACACGCGCGAGGAGCTGGAGGGGCGCCGCGTGCAGGACCTGACGCATCCCGACGACGTGCAGGTCAGCCTGGAGCGGATGGTGATGCTCCTCACCGGCGAGGTCGGCGCCGTGTCCACACGCAAACGTTACGTGCACCGCGAAGGACACTCGGTGTGGGTGGACGTGCACGTGTCCATGGTGCGCGAGGCCGCCACCGGCGCGCCGCTCTTCTACGTGGGCGTGGTGGAGGCGGCGGCCGGTGTGGCGTGCGACACCGGCACCGGCCTGCTGCGCGTGCTGGACGCCCTGCCCGACGCCGCCGTGCGCGTGGACGCGCGCATGCGCATCGCCTACGCGAACCCGGCCATGGAGCGCCTGCTCGCGCTCCCGGCCGAGGCGATGGTGGGCCGTACGCTGCGGGAGCTGGGCGCGCCCGCGGAGCTGGCGGACGAGCACGAGGCCGCGCTCCGCGAGGCGTTCGCCGGGGGCGAGCCGCTGGTGCGCGAGCTGGGCCATCGCTCCGCCGCGGGCGAGGTGCGCCGCCGCGCCACCTGCCTGGTGCCCGAGCGCGGCGCCGACGGCACCGTCTCGTCCGTCCTGGCCCTGGCGCGGGAGGCGGCCGACGCGCGCGGCCTGGCGTCGGTGAAGACGGTGGAGGAGCGCTACCGCGCCCTGGTGGAGGCCACCAGCGCCGCCGTGTGGACCGCCACGTCCGGCGGCCTCTTCGACGGCCCGCAGCCCTCGTGGCAGGCGCTGACCGGGCAGACCACGCGGGAGATCGGCGGCATCGGCTGGCTGGCGGCGGTGCACCCGGAAGACAGGAAGCAGACGCTGACCGCGTGGACCCGCGCCGTGGCCGAGCGCACGCCGTACGAGGTGGAGCACCGCGTGCGCACCCCGCGCGG